The proteins below are encoded in one region of Verrucomicrobiia bacterium:
- a CDS encoding DUF5069 domain-containing protein encodes MNDIVFPRSPRETMDGWMHLPRYVDKVRLHLAGKLHPDYQANFGKGFDGMWLAAAGLTHEQFIAVVKQTLTDGQVCDWVRQNVKRSFAEKAAHRDDILSRPKPDDVAAQDRLKLRKEQAGIGYREDVKTFVDLIDADEKRI; translated from the coding sequence ATGAACGACATTGTTTTTCCCCGCAGCCCGCGCGAGACGATGGATGGCTGGATGCACCTGCCGCGTTACGTGGACAAGGTTCGCCTGCACCTGGCGGGCAAACTGCATCCGGACTACCAGGCCAATTTCGGCAAGGGCTTCGACGGCATGTGGCTCGCGGCGGCGGGCCTTACGCATGAGCAGTTCATCGCCGTCGTGAAGCAGACCCTCACCGATGGCCAGGTGTGCGACTGGGTCCGGCAGAACGTGAAGCGTTCGTTTGCGGAAAAGGCCGCGCATCGTGACGACATTCTTTCGCGTCCCAAACCTGACGACGTCGCGGCGCAAGACCGGCTGAAGTTGCGCAAGGAGCAGGCTGGCATCGGCTACCGTGAGGACGTAAAAACGTTCGTCGATCTGATCGACGCCGACGAGAAGCGGATTTGA
- a CDS encoding PmoA family protein, with protein sequence MRRLMSLLKPDGRFVLLTALCLSAGFMGCVTLEPSPVTGVQISSQAGKLSVSIDGLPFTEYRFNGVPKPCLYPLTGPTGDGMTRNYPFNNPPGEEHDHPHHRSVWFGHGSVNGVDFWTESSGTGRIVHDKFTAIRGGQNKGIIASHNRWVRPDGQVVCTDDRTLTFYKTPATVRMFDVEITLHADHGDLVLGDTKEGTMAIRVAESMRVTRADGSRNPSAHIVNSEGVRDLEAWGKRARWCDYSGLVNGRPAGIAIFDHPQNPRFPTWWMVRDYGLFAANPFGQHAFEKLSDAHVGDLKIAAGGSVTFRYRVLLHTGTADQAGLAERYREFVGNGGE encoded by the coding sequence ATGCGCAGACTGATGTCATTGCTCAAGCCGGACGGCCGATTCGTCCTCCTGACGGCCCTGTGCCTGTCGGCGGGTTTCATGGGGTGCGTGACCCTGGAACCGTCGCCGGTCACCGGCGTCCAGATCAGTTCCCAGGCGGGCAAGCTGAGCGTGTCCATCGACGGTCTTCCCTTCACCGAATATCGCTTCAACGGCGTGCCCAAGCCCTGCCTGTATCCCTTGACCGGTCCGACCGGCGACGGGATGACGCGCAATTATCCCTTCAACAATCCCCCCGGCGAGGAGCACGACCATCCGCATCATCGCTCGGTGTGGTTTGGACATGGATCGGTGAACGGGGTGGATTTCTGGACGGAGTCATCCGGCACCGGGCGCATTGTGCATGACAAGTTCACCGCCATCCGTGGCGGTCAAAACAAGGGCATCATTGCCAGTCACAACCGTTGGGTGCGTCCCGACGGCCAGGTGGTCTGCACTGACGATCGCACGCTGACCTTCTACAAAACCCCGGCGACCGTGCGAATGTTTGATGTGGAAATTACCCTGCACGCCGATCATGGCGACCTCGTGTTGGGTGACACCAAGGAGGGCACGATGGCAATCCGGGTGGCGGAATCCATGCGGGTCACCCGCGCGGATGGCAGCCGCAACCCCTCGGCACACATCGTCAACAGCGAAGGCGTGCGCGACCTCGAAGCCTGGGGCAAGCGCGCCCGCTGGTGTGACTATTCCGGGCTGGTCAATGGCCGGCCAGCCGGCATTGCCATCTTCGATCATCCACAAAATCCGCGCTTCCCGACCTGGTGGATGGTTCGCGATTACGGCCTGTTCGCGGCCAATCCCTTCGGCCAGCACGCGTTTGAGAAACTTTCCGATGCGCACGTCGGCGATCTGAAGATTGCCGCGGGTGGCAGCGTCACCTTCCGCTACCGCGTCCTCCTCCACACGGGCACCGCCGACCAGGCCGGCCTCGCCGAACGTTACCGGGAATTCGTTGGCAACGGTGGCGAGTAG
- a CDS encoding NAD(P)/FAD-dependent oxidoreductase has product MPQSQSPHAPLATAAYVSHLGRMRATQRRHDYDVAILGAGSGGFAAARTAAAAGLKTVVIEGGAEVGGLCILRGCMPSKALLYAAEVLHLARHARTWGLRVPRAGFDFAQVMARKDRMIEDFASHRRQQLANARFKFLRARARFLDPHTLTLSPVQALGEGVKRGSSRTLHARHFVIATGSTVSAPPLPQLGEVGCLTSDDMLTLKKLPRSVIVLGGGAIACELAQFLARFEVKVTMIQRSPHILREFDPDTAAAVETALRRDGIQLFTDTQLLDARRERRGKTVTFAHAGKRMRVKADEILFALGRTPNTAGLGLGDAGVKLDGARVITNECMQTSVPHIFAAGDCTGPHEIVHIAIQQGEIAAHNIARPLKPRKTDYRLLTSVVFTDPQVAIVGLTEKTAAAAGVPCLTASYPFNDHGKSLIMEALDGFVKLLANPRTGEILGGACVGPAGGELIHEITAAMAKRMTVHELAAMPHYHPTLAEIWTYPAEELAEKIPVRRR; this is encoded by the coding sequence ATGCCGCAAAGTCAATCACCACACGCGCCCCTTGCCACGGCCGCCTACGTCTCCCATCTTGGCCGCATGCGTGCAACGCAACGGAGACATGATTACGACGTGGCCATATTGGGCGCGGGCAGCGGCGGCTTTGCGGCGGCCCGCACGGCGGCGGCGGCCGGGTTGAAAACGGTGGTCATCGAAGGCGGCGCCGAAGTGGGCGGATTGTGCATCCTGCGCGGCTGCATGCCGTCCAAAGCCCTGCTCTACGCCGCCGAAGTGCTGCATCTCGCCCGCCACGCCCGCACGTGGGGGCTGCGCGTGCCACGGGCGGGCTTCGATTTCGCGCAGGTCATGGCGCGCAAGGACCGGATGATCGAGGACTTCGCGAGCCATCGCCGGCAGCAACTGGCCAATGCCCGGTTCAAATTCCTCCGCGCCCGCGCCCGCTTCCTCGATCCACACACGCTGACCTTGAGTCCGGTGCAGGCGTTGGGGGAAGGGGTGAAGCGGGGCTCTTCCCGCACGTTGCATGCGCGGCACTTCGTCATCGCCACCGGCTCGACAGTTTCGGCGCCGCCCCTGCCCCAGCTGGGCGAGGTGGGCTGCCTCACCAGCGACGACATGTTGACGCTCAAGAAGCTGCCGCGCTCAGTCATCGTGCTCGGCGGCGGCGCGATTGCGTGCGAACTCGCCCAGTTTCTGGCCCGTTTCGAGGTGAAGGTGACAATGATTCAGCGCAGCCCGCACATTTTGCGCGAATTTGATCCCGATACCGCCGCCGCGGTGGAGACGGCGCTGCGACGCGACGGCATTCAACTCTTCACCGACACGCAGTTGCTGGACGCCCGCCGCGAGCGCCGCGGCAAAACGGTGACTTTTGCCCACGCGGGCAAAAGGATGCGGGTCAAAGCGGACGAAATTCTGTTTGCCCTCGGTCGCACGCCCAACACCGCCGGGCTCGGTCTGGGCGACGCCGGCGTTAAGCTCGACGGTGCCCGCGTCATCACCAACGAGTGCATGCAGACAAGCGTGCCGCACATCTTTGCGGCCGGCGATTGCACCGGGCCGCATGAAATCGTGCACATCGCCATCCAACAGGGGGAGATCGCCGCACATAATATCGCCCGGCCACTCAAGCCCAGGAAGACCGATTACCGGCTGCTGACGAGCGTGGTATTCACCGACCCACAAGTCGCCATCGTCGGCCTGACGGAGAAGACGGCCGCCGCCGCGGGGGTGCCCTGCCTCACGGCCAGCTATCCCTTCAACGACCACGGCAAGTCACTCATCATGGAAGCACTGGATGGTTTTGTGAAGTTGCTCGCCAATCCGCGCACGGGAGAAATTCTGGGCGGCGCCTGCGTCGGCCCCGCCGGCGGCGAACTGATCCACGAAATCACGGCCGCCATGGCCAAACGCATGACCGTTCACGAGCTGGCGGCGATGCCGCATTACCACCCGACCCTGGCCGAGATCTGGACCTATCCGGCCGAGGAACTCGCGGAGAAAATTCCCGTCCGACGCCGCTGA
- a CDS encoding DUF2892 domain-containing protein yields MKMENAIRIMAGTMVLISISLAHWVSEWWLLLAAFVGCNLIQSAFTGFCPAEKIFARLGIGKSGTSCCASTSS; encoded by the coding sequence ATGAAAATGGAAAATGCCATCCGCATTATGGCGGGAACGATGGTGCTGATCAGCATCAGCCTGGCGCATTGGGTGAGCGAGTGGTGGTTGCTGCTGGCCGCGTTTGTCGGCTGCAATCTGATTCAATCCGCGTTCACCGGATTCTGCCCGGCGGAAAAAATCTTTGCCCGCCTGGGCATTGGGAAATCCGGCACGTCCTGTTGCGCATCCACCTCCTCGTGA
- a CDS encoding ATP-binding protein — protein MSEISQATLINSPDDVESSEPALTGRPSVSLPGISVALLALLVVVTLVGGYSLHVEVAKLLSQPGLVGSTAKVDQDIHRRIQDLSDWQLSATLFTAGIGVVLIALAAAALKRARREWEGEWDERSARWSELVRDLKTQLGEKRKVEIGLKEQQFDLQAKLATLAKSHTQLQEEMNRLKVAEEVFSHQRRELVRSKDVLELHVQARTQQLQKLQRAYELILNSAGEGICGLDGEGKVTFANPAAAKMLGTKVSELVGKTAQTVFPHLVPGGNAAGAGEGNQPSVVTVTRTDQTRFTAEYVRTPIRENERIIGEVLMFKDITERKRSEESLAQKAAELARSNAELEQFAFVASHDLQEPLRKIQAFGDRLKAKCDAVNLQDGRDYLDRMQNAAARMQTLIYDLLTFSRVISRNEPFVPVDLKRVTQEVIGDLEVRIEKSGAKIELGDLPTIEADAPQMRQLLLNLIGNALKFHAPGKSPVVEVSARMIPAPLDAKGPVGSEAPSHSAGTTYCELTVKDNGIGFDEKYLDRIFAVFQRLHGRQEYEGTGIGLAVCRRIVDRHGGRITAHSKPGEGATFIVTLPASAVAKTKGDE, from the coding sequence ATGAGCGAAATCAGTCAAGCAACTTTGATCAATAGTCCGGATGACGTGGAAAGTTCCGAGCCCGCCTTGACGGGCCGGCCCAGCGTGTCTTTGCCGGGCATTTCCGTGGCGCTGCTCGCGTTGCTGGTGGTCGTCACCCTGGTGGGCGGTTACTCGCTGCATGTGGAGGTGGCGAAACTTTTGTCCCAGCCCGGCCTGGTCGGCAGCACGGCCAAGGTGGACCAGGATATCCACCGGCGAATTCAGGATCTCAGCGACTGGCAGCTCAGTGCCACCTTGTTCACCGCGGGCATCGGGGTGGTTCTGATCGCGCTGGCGGCGGCGGCCTTGAAGCGGGCCCGGCGCGAGTGGGAGGGCGAATGGGACGAGCGCAGCGCCCGGTGGTCCGAATTGGTGCGCGATTTGAAAACGCAGCTCGGTGAAAAACGCAAGGTCGAGATCGGACTCAAGGAACAGCAGTTCGACCTGCAGGCGAAACTCGCCACGCTCGCGAAGTCGCACACACAGTTGCAGGAGGAGATGAACCGCTTGAAGGTTGCCGAGGAGGTGTTCTCCCATCAACGGCGCGAACTGGTGCGCTCCAAGGACGTGCTCGAATTGCACGTGCAGGCCCGCACCCAGCAGTTGCAAAAACTTCAGCGCGCCTATGAATTGATTTTGAATTCGGCCGGCGAAGGCATCTGCGGTCTGGACGGCGAGGGCAAGGTGACTTTCGCCAACCCGGCCGCGGCCAAAATGCTGGGCACCAAGGTTTCCGAGCTGGTGGGCAAAACGGCGCAAACCGTTTTCCCGCACCTCGTGCCCGGCGGCAATGCGGCCGGGGCAGGCGAGGGCAACCAACCCTCGGTGGTGACCGTCACCCGCACCGACCAGACCCGCTTCACGGCGGAATACGTCCGCACACCCATCCGGGAAAACGAGCGCATCATCGGCGAAGTGCTCATGTTCAAGGACATCACTGAACGCAAACGCTCCGAGGAAAGCCTTGCCCAAAAGGCGGCGGAGCTGGCGCGTTCCAACGCCGAACTGGAGCAGTTCGCCTTCGTGGCCTCCCACGACTTGCAGGAGCCGTTGCGGAAGATTCAGGCGTTTGGCGACCGCCTCAAGGCCAAGTGCGACGCGGTGAACCTGCAGGATGGCCGGGATTATCTGGACCGGATGCAAAACGCGGCGGCCCGCATGCAGACGCTGATTTACGACCTGCTCACGTTCTCGCGCGTCATTAGCCGCAACGAACCATTTGTGCCTGTCGATCTCAAGCGCGTGACGCAGGAAGTCATCGGCGATCTCGAAGTGCGCATCGAAAAATCCGGGGCGAAGATTGAACTGGGCGACCTGCCCACCATCGAGGCCGATGCGCCCCAGATGCGGCAACTGCTGTTGAATCTCATCGGGAACGCCCTCAAGTTTCATGCGCCCGGCAAATCACCCGTGGTGGAGGTGTCGGCGCGCATGATTCCCGCGCCGCTGGACGCGAAGGGGCCGGTGGGCTCCGAGGCACCCAGTCACTCCGCCGGGACAACTTACTGTGAACTCACCGTCAAGGACAACGGCATCGGGTTCGATGAAAAATATCTCGATCGCATTTTTGCGGTGTTCCAGCGCCTGCACGGGCGTCAGGAATACGAAGGCACCGGCATCGGGCTGGCGGTCTGCCGCCGGATCGTGGACCGGCATGGCGGCCGCATCACGGCCCACAGCAAGCCTGGCGAAGGCGCGACTTTCATTGTCACGCTGCCGGCCAGCGCCGTGGCGAAAACCAAGGGCGACGAATGA
- a CDS encoding efflux RND transporter periplasmic adaptor subunit, which yields MTVKELHAMLAIGLLAAAGCDHRPTPADAASLPPATVSMIVAKTTPSPAIEEVVGTVRSKTRAVIEARVGGRIEELAVSAGQLVRKGDLIAQLDVREVQARLDQARATLEQANRDLERFTALIKQNVLTKAEYDAAEARQRVAKAAVDEAETMLGYARVVAPFDGVITRKIADVGDLAAVGRGIVELEDPVALRVEANVPEGLINFIKLGARLPVSAAEAHRPISGTISEVAPAADPASRTFLVKLDLPAGSDLRLGQFVRVAVPLGERNALRLPTNAVIVRGQMEMVVVDHDHMAQLRLIKTGRRTGGDVEIVSGLDDGERVVAEGAAGLQDGQPLREKP from the coding sequence ATGACTGTCAAAGAACTCCACGCCATGCTGGCCATCGGCTTGCTGGCCGCGGCCGGCTGCGATCATCGGCCAACTCCGGCAGATGCCGCATCGCTCCCGCCGGCGACGGTGAGCATGATCGTGGCGAAAACCACTCCTTCGCCGGCCATTGAAGAGGTCGTGGGCACCGTCCGCTCCAAGACCCGGGCAGTCATCGAAGCGCGGGTGGGCGGGCGCATCGAGGAATTGGCGGTGAGCGCGGGGCAGTTGGTCAGGAAGGGTGACTTGATTGCGCAGCTGGATGTGCGCGAGGTGCAGGCCCGGCTGGACCAGGCGCGCGCGACGCTGGAGCAGGCGAACCGTGATTTGGAGCGCTTCACCGCGTTGATCAAGCAGAACGTGCTAACCAAGGCCGAATACGATGCGGCCGAGGCGCGGCAACGCGTGGCCAAGGCCGCGGTGGACGAAGCGGAAACCATGCTGGGCTACGCGCGGGTCGTCGCGCCGTTTGACGGCGTGATCACCCGCAAGATCGCCGACGTGGGCGATCTGGCGGCGGTAGGGCGGGGCATTGTGGAACTGGAAGATCCCGTGGCGCTGCGCGTGGAAGCCAATGTGCCCGAGGGGCTGATTAACTTCATCAAGCTTGGCGCCAGGCTGCCAGTGTCGGCCGCCGAGGCCCACCGCCCGATTAGCGGGACCATCAGCGAAGTGGCGCCCGCCGCCGATCCCGCCAGCCGGACCTTTTTGGTGAAACTGGATTTGCCGGCGGGATCAGATCTTCGCCTCGGCCAGTTCGTGCGGGTGGCCGTGCCGTTGGGCGAGCGCAACGCGTTGCGGCTCCCGACCAACGCCGTCATCGTGCGCGGGCAGATGGAAATGGTGGTGGTGGATCACGATCACATGGCGCAACTGCGCTTGATTAAAACCGGCCGCCGGACGGGAGGTGACGTGGAGATTGTCTCGGGACTCGACGACGGCGAGCGCGTGGTGGCCGAAGGCGCGGCCGGATTGCAGGATGGCCAACCGTTGCGGGAGAAACCATGA
- a CDS encoding response regulator, translating into MTISKQLMILMADDDPDDRLLVKDALAECHPEHRLAERVRFVDDGEELMDYLVRRGKFTDHASSPRPDLILLDLNMPRKDGREALREIRAHPELRRIPVVVFTTSKADTDISLIYDLGANSFVTKPVAYDALVNTLDVMSRYWLGIVELPSMSCR; encoded by the coding sequence ATGACCATTTCCAAGCAGTTGATGATTCTGATGGCGGACGACGATCCCGACGATCGTTTGCTCGTCAAGGACGCCCTTGCCGAGTGTCATCCCGAGCATCGGCTCGCCGAGCGGGTGCGCTTTGTCGATGACGGCGAGGAACTCATGGATTACCTGGTGCGTCGGGGGAAGTTCACCGATCACGCCAGCAGTCCCCGGCCCGATTTGATCCTGCTCGACCTGAACATGCCGCGCAAAGACGGCCGGGAGGCGCTGCGGGAAATCCGCGCCCATCCCGAATTGCGGCGCATTCCCGTGGTTGTCTTCACCACTTCCAAGGCGGACACGGACATTTCCCTGATTTACGATCTGGGCGCGAATTCCTTTGTCACCAAGCCGGTGGCCTACGACGCGCTCGTCAACACCCTGGACGTCATGTCCCGCTACTGGCTGGGCATCGTGGAACTGCCGTCAATGTCGTGCCGCTGA
- a CDS encoding response regulator, whose translation MTEIPHIKLLLVEDDEDDYIITQGLIADLKGRAFTLDWVRTYEAGLRAMTENRHDVCLLDYRLGAHDGLELMSKAIAGGCQSPIILLTGMGEHEVDVAAMKAGAADYLVKSGLNASQLERSIRYAIERKRAAAQAAFDQARLSAFGADVGLALTGSATLPEMLTDCAKAMVQFLNASLAQVWVYHAQQKQLQPVAAFGPALTGPDAAPPPALTLDLPGLAQGKAVFVKDLHAGQTLADPEWVARHNLVSFAALPLRLEDRFVGLMSLFSDQPLAETILQELGSVAHGVALAIDRKRFNEALTDSEGKYRAVVESIREVIFQTDEFGHWTFLNPAWAEVTGFSVAESLGTFFIDYLHHDDREENRHIFLQLVERRMEYCRYEARFLTKDGQTRWLEVYTRVRLGHDGALLGTSGSLNDITARKQAELQIQKLAAFPRVNPNPVLEFFRDGSLSYANDAARKMVESLGQLTLASILPPGFGDIIKSCLASGQNHYREQVNLAGRTLTWSFFPVPANDVVHCYGADVTDIVNLEAQFRHAQKLESVGQLAAGVAHDFNNILTVIQGYSDRLLTQCKDDASVTHQVRQIADAAKRAANLTRQLLAFSRRQVIQPKVLDLNSLIRNMTSMLARLLGEDIRLKVEYADGLPNTEADAGMIEQIIMNLAVNARDAMPQGGLLSLSTAVVTVSDEAARQHPNARPGEFLCLRVNDTGCGMNAETLSRIFEPFFSTKEVGKGTGLGLATVYGIVNQHAGWIEVTSKEWVGTTFNIYLPVYDGVAQPGGETTFLTHEVKGGQETILLVEDEPDLREMVREILIGYDYKIVEAASGVHALKMWDEADGRIDLLLTDMVMPDGMNGRELAIMLRKRKPDLKVIYTSGYSADLITGDADKLDGLFLSKPYRPPELAAMVRACLDGAAMVPAT comes from the coding sequence ATGACCGAAATACCGCATATCAAACTTCTGTTGGTGGAGGACGACGAGGACGACTACATCATCACGCAGGGGCTGATCGCCGATCTCAAAGGGCGCGCCTTCACGCTCGATTGGGTGCGGACCTACGAGGCCGGGTTGCGTGCCATGACCGAAAACCGGCACGACGTCTGCCTGCTGGATTACCGGCTGGGCGCGCACGACGGACTCGAACTCATGAGCAAGGCCATCGCTGGCGGCTGTCAATCGCCCATCATTCTCCTGACCGGCATGGGGGAACATGAAGTGGATGTGGCGGCGATGAAGGCCGGCGCGGCCGACTATCTGGTCAAGAGCGGCCTGAATGCGAGCCAGCTCGAGCGTTCGATTCGTTACGCCATCGAACGCAAACGCGCGGCGGCCCAGGCGGCATTTGACCAGGCCCGCCTTTCCGCGTTCGGCGCCGACGTGGGGCTGGCGTTGACCGGTTCCGCCACGCTGCCCGAAATGTTGACTGACTGTGCCAAGGCGATGGTGCAATTCTTGAACGCCTCCCTGGCGCAGGTCTGGGTTTACCACGCGCAGCAGAAACAATTGCAGCCGGTGGCGGCCTTTGGTCCCGCACTGACCGGGCCGGATGCCGCGCCGCCACCGGCGCTGACGCTGGACCTGCCCGGACTGGCGCAGGGCAAAGCCGTCTTCGTGAAGGACCTGCACGCCGGTCAAACCCTGGCCGATCCGGAATGGGTGGCGCGCCACAATCTCGTTTCCTTCGCCGCGCTGCCCCTGCGGCTGGAGGATCGGTTTGTCGGGTTGATGTCACTTTTTTCCGATCAGCCGCTGGCGGAAACCATCCTGCAGGAACTGGGCTCGGTGGCGCATGGCGTCGCCCTGGCCATCGACCGCAAGCGGTTCAACGAGGCGCTCACCGACAGTGAAGGCAAGTATCGCGCGGTGGTGGAGTCCATTCGCGAGGTCATCTTCCAGACGGATGAATTCGGGCACTGGACGTTTTTGAATCCGGCCTGGGCCGAGGTCACCGGCTTTTCCGTGGCCGAATCGCTGGGCACGTTTTTCATCGATTACCTGCACCATGATGACCGCGAGGAGAACCGCCACATTTTCCTGCAGCTCGTCGAGCGCCGCATGGAGTATTGCCGTTACGAGGCGCGGTTCCTGACCAAGGACGGCCAGACCCGCTGGCTCGAAGTCTATACCCGGGTGCGGCTGGGCCACGACGGCGCGTTGCTGGGCACGTCCGGCAGCCTGAACGACATCACGGCCCGCAAACAGGCCGAACTGCAGATTCAAAAGCTGGCCGCGTTTCCGCGGGTCAATCCCAATCCCGTGCTCGAGTTCTTTCGGGATGGTTCGCTGAGTTACGCCAACGACGCCGCCCGGAAAATGGTCGAATCACTCGGCCAGCTCACGCTTGCGTCCATTCTGCCGCCGGGCTTCGGCGACATCATCAAAAGCTGCCTCGCCTCGGGGCAGAATCATTACCGCGAACAGGTCAACCTTGCCGGGCGCACGTTGACCTGGTCCTTCTTCCCCGTGCCGGCGAACGACGTGGTGCATTGCTACGGCGCCGACGTGACGGACATCGTCAACTTGGAGGCCCAGTTCCGTCACGCCCAGAAGCTCGAATCGGTGGGGCAGCTGGCCGCCGGCGTCGCGCACGACTTCAACAACATTCTCACCGTCATCCAGGGTTACTCGGACCGGTTGCTGACCCAGTGCAAGGACGACGCCTCCGTGACACACCAGGTCCGCCAGATCGCCGACGCGGCCAAGCGCGCGGCCAATCTGACGCGGCAGTTGCTGGCTTTCAGCCGTCGCCAGGTCATCCAACCCAAGGTTCTGGATTTGAATTCGCTGATCCGGAACATGACGTCGATGCTCGCACGCCTGCTGGGTGAGGACATCCGTTTGAAGGTCGAGTATGCCGACGGACTGCCCAACACCGAAGCCGACGCGGGCATGATTGAACAGATCATCATGAACCTCGCCGTGAACGCCCGTGACGCGATGCCCCAGGGCGGGCTCCTCAGCCTGAGCACCGCGGTGGTGACTGTTTCGGACGAAGCCGCCCGACAGCATCCGAACGCCCGGCCCGGCGAGTTCCTGTGCCTGCGTGTCAACGACACCGGATGCGGCATGAACGCCGAAACGCTCAGCCGCATTTTTGAACCGTTTTTCTCGACCAAGGAGGTGGGGAAGGGCACCGGGCTGGGGTTGGCAACCGTTTACGGCATCGTCAACCAGCACGCCGGCTGGATCGAAGTCACCAGCAAGGAATGGGTCGGCACCACGTTCAACATCTACCTGCCCGTGTATGACGGCGTGGCGCAGCCCGGCGGCGAAACCACCTTCCTCACGCACGAAGTCAAAGGCGGCCAGGAAACCATCCTGCTGGTCGAGGACGAGCCGGACCTGCGGGAAATGGTCCGCGAGATTCTCATCGGTTACGACTACAAGATAGTCGAAGCCGCCAGCGGCGTGCATGCGCTGAAGATGTGGGACGAGGCGGACGGCCGGATTGATCTGCTGCTCACGGACATGGTCATGCCGGACGGCATGAACGGTCGCGAACTCGCCATCATGTTGCGCAAGCGCAAGCCTGATCTGAAAGTCATCTACACCAGCGGCTACAGCGCGGATCTGATTACCGGCGACGCCGACAAGCTCGACGGCTTGTTTCTCTCCAAGCCCTATCGTCCTCCGGAACTCGCCGCCATGGTCCGCGCCTGCCTGGATGGCGCGGCGATGGTGCCCGCAACATGA
- the lpxI gene encoding UDP-2,3-diacylglucosamine diphosphatase LpxI (LpxI, functionally equivalent to LpxH, replaces it in LPS biosynthesis in a minority of bacteria.), with product MNQPPESLGLIAGNRSLPLALARGARQAGVKRLVAVAFEGETDPALAELVDDIVWLRVGQLSKMIRAFTDRGVRQCVMAGQIAPKNLYDLRPDLRAVALLFKLKEKNAHTIFAAIGEELKKDGVELVEATPWLRSLMPGSGFTLGPRLTAEHADDVQFGLRIAKEVSRLEIGQTVVVKRGTVLAVEGFEGTDRCLARGGELAGQDGGAVAVKVAKEHHDMRFDIPCLGPETLETCARAGVAVLAFEAGRSLLLEQEACEALAQKNKLSVLTVG from the coding sequence ATGAACCAGCCCCCCGAATCGCTCGGCCTCATCGCCGGCAACCGCTCCCTGCCGCTGGCCCTGGCCCGCGGCGCACGGCAGGCCGGGGTCAAACGGCTGGTGGCCGTGGCCTTTGAAGGGGAAACCGATCCCGCGCTGGCCGAATTGGTGGACGACATCGTGTGGCTTCGCGTTGGGCAGTTGTCGAAGATGATCCGGGCATTCACGGACCGGGGCGTCCGCCAGTGCGTCATGGCCGGCCAAATCGCGCCGAAGAACCTTTACGACCTGCGGCCCGATCTGCGCGCCGTCGCCCTGCTGTTCAAGCTGAAGGAGAAGAACGCCCACACCATTTTTGCGGCCATTGGCGAGGAACTGAAGAAAGACGGCGTGGAACTGGTGGAAGCCACGCCGTGGTTGCGTTCCCTCATGCCCGGTTCCGGCTTCACGCTCGGCCCCCGGCTCACGGCTGAACATGCGGACGACGTGCAATTTGGCCTGCGCATTGCGAAGGAAGTTTCCCGGCTGGAAATCGGCCAGACGGTCGTCGTCAAACGCGGCACGGTGCTGGCCGTCGAGGGCTTTGAAGGCACCGACCGCTGTCTCGCCCGCGGCGGCGAACTGGCGGGCCAGGACGGCGGCGCCGTGGCGGTCAAGGTGGCCAAGGAACACCACGACATGCGCTTCGACATTCCCTGCCTCGGCCCCGAGACGCTGGAAACCTGCGCCCGGGCCGGTGTGGCCGTGCTGGCCTTTGAAGCTGGCCGGTCCCTGCTTCTGGAACAAGAGGCTTGCGAGGCACTGGCCCAAAAAAATAAGCTCTCCGTCCTGACTGTGGGCTGA